The following proteins come from a genomic window of Coregonus clupeaformis isolate EN_2021a chromosome 2, ASM2061545v1, whole genome shotgun sequence:
- the LOC121535330 gene encoding transmembrane protein 33-like, which yields MADTEQTSAPPPQLGPVQFMLANKLETAMWLSRLFTIYCSIMFILPLLGPQAAANFYQRALLANALTSALRLHQRLPHFQLSRAFLAQALQEDSCHYLLYSLILVNSNPITMSIFPVFLFSLLHATTYTKKVLDAMGPNSLPFVRNFLNKLTANQQNILKFIACNEIFLMPATVFMLFSGQGSLLQPFIYYRFLTLRYTSRRNPYCRTLFSELRILLEHFIMKPACPAFFRKMCLNSIAFMSRLAPTAV from the exons ATGGCTGACACAGAGCAAACAAGTGCCCCTCCCCCTCAATTAGGGCCAGTG cAATTCATGTTGGCGAACAAACTAGAGACAGCAATGTGGCTCTCACGGCTCTTCACCATCTATTGCTCAATAATGTTCATTCTACCACTCTTAGG ACCCCAGGCGGCTGCCAATTTCTACCAGCGTGCGCTGCTGGCCAACGCCCTCACCAGTGCGCTGCGACTACACCAGCGGCTCCCCCACTTCCAGCTCAGCAGAGCCTTCCTAGCCCAGGCACTCCAAGAGGACAGCTGTCACTACCTGCTGTACTCCCTCATCCTGGTCAACTCTAACCCCATCACAA TGAGCATATTCCCAGTCTTCCTCTTCTCGTTGCTTCATGCAACCACCTACACAAAGAAGGTTCTGGAT GCAATGGGCCCTAATAGCCTGCCCTTTGTGAGGAACTTCCTCAACAAGCTCACAGCCAACCAGCAGAACATCCTGAAGTTCATCGCCTGCAACGAGATCTTCCTCATGCCAGCCACTGTATTCATGCTATTCAG TGGCCAGGGAAGCTTGCTGCAGCCTTTCATTTACTACAGGTTTCTAACTCTCCGCTACACCTCAAGGAGAAACCCATATTGCCG CACCCTGTTCTCAGAGCTTCGGATTCTGCTGGAGCATTTCATCATGAAGCCCGCCTGCCCGGCCTTCTTCAGAAAGATGTGCCTCAACAGTATCGCCTTTATGAGTCGCCTGGCCCCCACTGCAGTGTGA